A genomic region of Micromonospora sp. NBRC 110009 contains the following coding sequences:
- a CDS encoding DUF2786 domain-containing protein: MSEAMLSKVRKLLAQAEDPACTPAEAAAFMAKATELIARYGVDRALLAARAPATDPVGDRVVEVVAPYARDKAGLLAAVADPLRCRCVRRRQGNGFAMHLFGFASDLERVELLFTSLLVQAAHGLARTGVPAGEHPAAFRRTWLAGFAHAVAERLRVAEAGAVAESGAPSVALVLADRSDRVQRRLAEVYPRLRTAPPRRLAGTGFGRGAEAGRRADLGGTGVTGGPADARGLGR, encoded by the coding sequence ATGTCCGAGGCGATGCTGAGCAAGGTGCGCAAGCTGCTCGCCCAGGCCGAGGACCCGGCCTGCACGCCCGCCGAGGCGGCGGCGTTCATGGCCAAGGCGACCGAGCTGATCGCCCGCTACGGCGTCGACCGGGCGCTGCTCGCCGCCCGCGCGCCAGCCACCGATCCGGTCGGTGACCGGGTGGTCGAGGTGGTGGCCCCGTACGCCCGGGACAAGGCCGGCCTGCTGGCCGCGGTGGCCGACCCGCTGCGCTGCCGCTGTGTGCGACGCCGGCAGGGCAACGGCTTCGCCATGCACCTGTTCGGCTTCGCCAGCGACCTGGAACGGGTCGAGCTGCTCTTCACCTCGCTGCTGGTGCAGGCCGCGCACGGGCTGGCCCGGACCGGCGTGCCGGCCGGGGAGCATCCGGCCGCGTTCCGGCGTACCTGGCTGGCCGGCTTCGCGCACGCCGTGGCGGAGCGGTTGCGGGTCGCCGAGGCCGGCGCGGTCGCCGAGTCCGGGGCGCCCTCGGTCGCGCTGGTGCTCGCCGACCGGTCCGACCGGGTCCAGCGGCGGCTCGCGGAGGTCTACCCGCGGCTGCGTACCGCCCCGCCGCGCCGGCTCGCGGGCACTGGCTTCGGCCGGGGCGCCGAGGCGGGCCGCCGGGCCGATCTGGGCGGCACCGGGGTGACCGGCGGCCCGGCCGACGCCCGGGGCCTCGGCCGCTGA
- a CDS encoding SRPBCC family protein: MGQEMADPDEVRQEFDRFSLRSSLLAPASADRAFAVFTGSLTDWWVREYTWSGPAALAELGIEPRAGGMLYEIGPYGFRNDWGRVLTWDPPRRLVFTWQLGPDRLPVPDPARASEVEVLFLPERSERTRVEVEHRNFDRHGAAAEGYREALTAGWHELLSRYLAMLARTTA, encoded by the coding sequence ATGGGACAGGAGATGGCCGACCCGGATGAGGTCCGTCAGGAATTCGACCGATTCTCCCTCCGCAGCAGCCTCCTCGCCCCAGCCTCCGCCGACCGGGCGTTCGCCGTCTTCACCGGGTCGCTGACCGACTGGTGGGTGCGCGAATACACCTGGTCGGGGCCGGCGGCGCTGGCCGAGCTCGGCATCGAGCCCCGGGCCGGCGGCATGCTCTACGAGATCGGCCCGTACGGCTTCCGGAACGACTGGGGCCGGGTGCTCACCTGGGACCCGCCCCGGCGGCTGGTCTTCACCTGGCAGCTCGGGCCCGACCGGTTGCCGGTCCCGGACCCGGCGCGGGCCAGCGAGGTCGAGGTGCTCTTCCTGCCCGAGCGGTCCGAACGGACCCGGGTCGAGGTCGAGCACCGCAACTTCGACCGGCACGGCGCGGCCGCCGAGGGCTACCGCGAGGCGCTCACCGCCGGCTGGCACGAACTCCTCAGCCGCTACCTGGCCATGCTCGCCCGCACCACGGCCTGA
- a CDS encoding SUKH-4 family immunity protein: MSEELHRLPAVELARLDLPDAAKAMLARGLPIEVTISDLMPTVFSSALGDGAVRATSTDASADGYVIGSIKDTFEPRVDLATFVLERGTGHVLLLDQSADREAGFVNSDIGSFLSCLNELLDIMAEARSFPGDDEAGERLSAALRSRIASVDPLAIQKDGYWGMWVDDLLVG; the protein is encoded by the coding sequence ATGAGTGAGGAGCTACACCGCCTGCCGGCGGTAGAGCTGGCGAGGCTCGACCTTCCGGACGCCGCCAAAGCGATGCTCGCCCGGGGACTTCCTATCGAGGTGACAATCAGCGACTTGATGCCGACCGTCTTCTCCTCGGCTCTGGGCGACGGCGCGGTTCGCGCCACCTCAACGGACGCCTCCGCCGATGGCTACGTGATCGGCTCGATCAAGGACACGTTCGAACCAAGAGTCGACTTGGCCACCTTCGTGCTTGAACGCGGTACAGGGCATGTGCTGCTTCTTGATCAGAGTGCGGATAGGGAAGCGGGGTTCGTCAACTCGGACATTGGCAGCTTCTTGAGTTGCCTGAACGAGTTGCTGGACATCATGGCTGAAGCCCGCAGCTTCCCCGGCGATGATGAGGCAGGTGAACGGCTCTCGGCCGCTCTGAGGTCCCGCATTGCCTCGGTCGATCCCCTGGCCATTCAGAAGGACGGCTACTGGGGCATGTGGGTTGATGACCTGCTCGTCGGCTAA